A region of the Zhihengliuella halotolerans genome:
CTCGTCGGCGGCAAATGGACCACGTTCCGGGCCGTCGCCGAAGACCTGACGAACCAGGTCCTCGAACAGATCGGCCTGACCCGCTCGGTTCAGACCGCCGGTCTCGCCATCGGAGGGGGCCGCAACTTCCCGACGACGGAGGAAGGGCGGCGCGCGTGGGTCTCGGCGCGGACCGGCTTTGCCGGCGCCGAGCGTCTGGATGTCCTGCTCGAGCGATACGGCACCCGCGCGGATGAGGTGCTTCCGTACCTTGGCGGCCCCGATGACGTGCCGCTGGCCGGACTCGGCAACTCGAACGAGCTGACCACGGGCGAGCTGACCTACATGGTCGAGCGGGAGCAGATCGGCCACATCATCGACGTGCTTGTCCGCCGCACCGCCTTGGCCTTCCGGGGCCTCGTCACCCACGAACTCGTCGCACAGCTGGGGGACGAGCTCGCTGCTCGCCTCGGCTGGGACGCCGACCGCCGAGCAGCCGAGATCCGCGGCTGCGAGTCGGTTCTGCACGATAAGCACCAAGTCGTGCTTGTCTAGGCACTCGCCTGGACGACATTCATCACCGAACCGAAAATGACTGACAAAGGAGTCACCTGATGACCGCCCAGATATTCCTCGCCGAGATGCTCGGCACAATGACGCTGCTTGCCTTCGGCTGCGGCGTCGTAGCGAACGTGGTTCTCGCCAAGACCAAGGGCTTCAGCGGCGGCTGGCTGCTCATCAACTTCGGCTGGGGCCTCGGCGTCTACTCGGGTGTCTTCGTGGCTGCCCAGTCCGGCGCGCACCTGAACCCGGCGGTCACTGTGGGCCTGCTGACCAACCCGAACGCCACCGAATTCGCCGACGGCGTTGCCGCCAACTTCCCCAACGCACTGCTGTACTTCGCGGCCCAGATGCTCGGCGCGTTCATCGGCGCCGTCGTGGCGTGGCTGGCCTACCGCAACCACTTCGACCACGCGGACACCGAGACCGGCGCGAAGCTCGCCGTCTTCTCCACCGGGCCTGAGATCCGCAACAAGCCGTGGAACGTCGTCACCGAGGTTGTCGGAACCTTCTTCCTCGTCTTCGTCCTCGGCGCCTTCGACGGCACGCCGAACGGCCTCGGCCCGCTGGCTGCCGGCTTGCTCGTTGTCGCCATCGGCGCGTCGCTCGGCGGCCCGACGGGCTACGCGATCAATCCGGCCCGCGACCTCGGCCCCCGCATCGCGCACGCCCTCTTGCCCATCAAGGGCAAGGGTGGTAGCGATTGGGGCTACGCGTGGGTCCCGGTCGTCGGGCCGCTGATCGGCGGCGCACTCGGCGGTCTCGCCGCCGGCGCCGTCTTCGTCTAAGCCTGCAATATCGTCAACTCATCCACTCAGTCAAAGGAGACCCCACATGAGCTACATCATTGCGATCGACCAGGGCACCACGTCCAGCCGCGCCATCGTCTTCGACCACGCGGGCAACATCGTCTCGGTCGGCCAGAAGGAGCACGAGCAGATCCTGCCGAAGGCCGGCTGGGTCGAGCACGACGCTGCGGAGATCTGGACGAACGTCCGCGAGGTCGTCGGCCAGGCGCTCTCCCGCGCCAACCTGACCCGCCACGACATCGACTCCGTCGGCATCACCAACCAGCGCGAGACCGCTGTGGTCTGGGACCGCAACACCGGTGAACCGGTCTACAACGCAATCGTCTGGCAGGACACCCGCACGCAGGGCATCGTCGACGAGCTGGCCGCCGACGGCGGCACCGACCGCTACAAGGACCGTGTCGGTCTGCCGCTGGCGACCTACTTCTCCGGCACCAAGATCAAGTGGATCCTCGACAACGTCGACGGTGCCCGTGAGCGCGCCGAGGC
Encoded here:
- a CDS encoding MIP/aquaporin family protein, whose translation is MTAQIFLAEMLGTMTLLAFGCGVVANVVLAKTKGFSGGWLLINFGWGLGVYSGVFVAAQSGAHLNPAVTVGLLTNPNATEFADGVAANFPNALLYFAAQMLGAFIGAVVAWLAYRNHFDHADTETGAKLAVFSTGPEIRNKPWNVVTEVVGTFFLVFVLGAFDGTPNGLGPLAAGLLVVAIGASLGGPTGYAINPARDLGPRIAHALLPIKGKGGSDWGYAWVPVVGPLIGGALGGLAAGAVFV